The stretch of DNA tTTACTtaacatttaaatattaaaaacacATTAACATGAactaataaaaagaaaaaactgTTACGTATtccaaattttttaataaagaaaatatatatatattatatgtacatttatttatGGGAACAGtttttaataacatttttatgtatcaaaaatgtaattttttatattacctTTAGCTATCCACATATTAATCAATCTTATGTGATATATGTTTAATCATCatgtctatatatatatatatatatatattatctatgtatgtattttatttgcctactcttttttcttttcattttagtTATTCATTGCATTtgaataacataaaaatatgaaatataataataatgttatatttttaaaggcaaatatacaaatgtgtaatgatataattgaagtaaattatataatacatacgTATACTAGTTATTATCCatgttttttattcatttatttattttttaatatgcgccttaaaatatattgttaccaaaaaaaaaaaaaaaaaaaaaaagcaattAAGcttatgaaaattatattatattctattttttaactttataaatttgtttaactattaatttttattctaTAATTCACATTGCATAGTACAAATACAAAAAGATAATCTTTCtcatattacatataaatattatataattattttgttttatagttatgttttaaaaaaaatttctaaaacgaaaaaaaaatatatcaaaaaaaaaaaataaatgaaaaaaaacattttgaTGTTCAAAAATAGAACatttacaatatattatacaacaTTGCAGTTATTcctatttattattttttttaaattaaaacgtataaatgtttatcatttatacttttttttcacgttcttaaaaaaatatattcaatttgttctatattattaaaccattcaactatatatatatatatatatatagtgtaatgttttatttctttagGAAAGATTAtacaattttctttttttcttccttccTTCCTTCCTCATTTCCATTTAAAACATAATGTTTAATTTCTATCGTATTtcattgtattatttttcttggGCAGTCCTTTTCATATAAGCATTGGCATCTGTTACGTCCTTATTTATATGGTAAtctgaattattaaattttataattccatacatatttatagCACATgggaagaaaaagaaagaaaatgcTGTATATGGTTTGTATAAATTCCTAAGGTCCTTAAAAAAACTAAATAAGGTGTGACATAAAACTGACATATTTTACCCCCCTAAattgttaaaaatatatatatatatatatatatatatatatatatatatattttatttattattttatttttttttttttttttgtgttaataaatatcttatttaaatattttctagaagaaaatatttaacaattttgttattatattcatttgtaatattttatcatataaaaattttatgaaaagttaatgtgtattatttttatcacatatatatattatatatacataaaatataaaataatatatattataaaataaaaacattatgGCAGTCACAcaatatcaaaaaataaaataaaaaataacatgtatatatatatattataaatattttatttataagtgAATGACAGTGCATTTcaaaagtataaaaaaaaaaaaaaaaaattaaaataatataaatatataaatatatatatatatgtttatttctatttatataatataatttttataaaaattcgTTGTTTTCATGTAATTACCCACTTAGGGCCATATATTTTACTCACATATGtgcatttgttttatttaaaaaaaaaaaaaatgaataatatattatgaatccATTTTTGAAAtgcatattaaatataaattttcccTCCTAAGTTTGGAATGTTTACAGGtgaatttaataattcctttttataaaaaaaaaaggaaaataatagataatcatttttttctatttagaAGGTTTAATTCAtctgataaaatatattcactGGACAAAAACTgtaataatttatcatttcaatataaaaatgatataaatcaTATTGATGATAAAATTGAATTGAATCATAATTTTATAGGCAAAAAAACAAACTTTTTAAATAAGCAAACAAGTGAAAACAAGAAAAACACGAAAAACACGAAAAACAAGAAAAACAAGAAAAACGTATtgcaaaataaaaatgataataagtACAAGGATTTTCATTCTggaaatgaaaatgatgatgacAAGATtagtaataatttttttttttctgatgACACacatgaatataaaaataatgaaatgaaTGATACTTTCAATGATAACAcacatgaatatataaacagTGAAACTAATGATGCTATCACTGATAACAATTATGAATATACAAATGATGAATACAATGAAGATATAGATGACGATTTAGATACCTTATTATTAACAAACAACTTAAACTCCAGTTTAATAGGAGAACTTTGGCATGCATCAGCAAAtagtatttataaaaataataaaaagttaGATGTTCATGATGAAGAcaaaaataaagaacaaataaatgatattGCTAAAACATctacaaatataattaaacaaATAGATAATGGTATACAGACAAACATGGATATACCACAAAAACATGATAATCAAAAGTGTAAGGAAAAATTTTCAAATTTATTTGTcaatgaaatatatgaaaaagaagaaaaagaaactcaaaaaatgaaagaataTTTAGAACAACATGAAGAACATTTTTCAATGTTTCGAAATTCAATTTTATGTAAATTAAGAATAGCTCAAGAACTATCTCGAAATGGTAATCACTCCagtaaagaaaatataaatacatacaataAAAACAAAGAAGAACATTATAAAAACTTAATAGattctataaataatacaaataatacaaataatccAAACATGAacttaaataataatcattattataataaaaaaaaaaaaaaacataatttttatccaacgaataataatatcaattaTGATCATGTAGAAACTATCCGAATTTTagatattgataatattccatgtaatatattaaataatttatttgcatataatattgtaaaaCATTGTAGTGCAGAattatgtttaaaaataataagtagATTAGGTATGTATAGAGATAAATATTCACAAATATCTTATGAAAATATGATTAATTATTTAGGTCAAGTATTAAATTGTTCAAAAAATGCAGAAATTATTGCACTCTTTTCTAGATGTTATGAAACTATAAGTATTCCATTCTTAGTTAATTATGTTAGAAAATATGGTACATTCTCAAGAGCTTTTATAGTTAATATGTATGATAAATATTCTAAAAAGAGATTATTTGATTTTGTaagatatgaaaataatatgggAATAAGAAAACTACCAAATATATTAACCCATCCTTATCATTTATCATcatatacaaaattattaGGTGAATGCTCAGCTAAAAAAGATATGTATGTACAGCTAAAAATATTAGGACATATTCCAGATACTTCTCAAATAACacaagaaaataaaagtCAAGAGGAAATTGATTATTTAATGAATGCCAAAAAGGtatctaataaaaaaattgataatatcaataatatagATCTAATACAAgatgaaacaaaaaaaaaagaaaaaaaaaaatctactAAATTTATTGAAAGACCGAAAATTTATGATATCATTTTATCATCAGAATATACAGGTCTTCCCATTGAACATTTCATAgatcaacaaaaaaaaatagaagatGACAAAAATAGTAAGAATGTAATGAAGACACTACCAAATAAGGATATAAGAATTGAAGAtgatatattacataatgattttataataaatgatgaattagataaggaaaataaacaaaaaattataataaataataaacaaaatggtgatatattaaatgtaaataataataataaaaaagagacTATACAAAGTACATATAACATGAACAATTTAAACATTCAAGAgaatcaaaataatgaagagaatgttcattataataataatgaaaatacaaaTTTTATTCTTGATGATGattgtgatatatatatatataaacgaTTTAACAAATTAAACAATTCATCATTTAAAATGCAAACTACCTTAGTAAGAACAGAAATaagtgatgaaaataaacaaaataatgaaatagatctatatattaataaaggaCAATATTTTGAAGAAATAGATAaagatcaaaataataaatcctTATGGAAATTACCTTGGAatagtataaaaaaagattCCTTTTATTTCAAAGGtagattttttaaaatattacctAATGAAGGATGGTCAGAAATTAAAGAACTAtccaaaaattatattaaaccaaaaagaagaagaacaCAACATTGTATTAAGAGACAAAgaattttacaaaaaaaaattaaagttaatttgtttaaaaaaaaaattttagaaaattataataaaatgaaaaaacaaaaaaatgaaataaaataaaacaaaatataataaaatataataaaatataatataaataattaagtgatcatttgtatatatacatatatatatcaaattgtatgttaataaattattttattacaaaatataaataaatacatttaatatatatatatatgtacatatgtaactaattttttttcgtaATTTATTTTTGCATCCGATAAttaaaattctttttttaaaatggtAGGGTTATATCTCcttcatttcatttttatattctaatttaaagtatatatatgaacagtAATTAAAACCTAATAATATTGTAtcattaaattaaatatatatatatatatatatatatatatataattgtcaTAACAAATTCTTTCTTTTGTTTCTTCAAATTTTACATTTTACGTTTTTCTCTTATTGTATCTTCACTTGGAAATAAAGATGTAGCAGGAGATGTACATGATGTTAATGATAACATTCTTTCAACATATGAATCTCCATAGTCATCTCTAAAAGTTCTAAAACTTAAAGGTTCTAATGGTGTTTTTCTTAAATTGCTTTCCCATCCTTTTATTAAATTCCCTCCATTAACATTACAATTCTTATGATATTCTGATTCTAGTCTTAAAATTTTATCTTCTAAAGCTTTTATAGAACTTTCCAgcttttttttacatttcatTATATCACGTTTAACCTtatgtttcatttttatctaatctaatattatattatgcatattaatataataataataataataataataataataataataataataataataataatgtaatggaattaaaaagaaaaataaaaaataaaattattttcttttttaaataaatattatatatatatatatatatatatatattgtttttttaatttgtgaataaattttaaataaatattatatataatattgaaaaaatataaagtatctatttattttttatattatatatatatatatattataattatagtaataatattataatatatatatatattatttatattattgttatttttttttttttttttttttttttttttggcctATTGTCTTcgctatatatatttatatgcgCTTTAACTTGTTAATTAAATTCGACATAAAATTAggatttttatatattgaatttttttttattttctaataaattaataatacattataataaaatataaattatgaatataaatatatttgttttacaaagatatttactttttaaaattttatatgaataatattttacgtaatattttaatttatattgtttaaacaaaaataatttttgaaGTAAAAGATCGTATTAATATAAGAgatttttatacataaaaaaaaaaaaaaaaaaaaaaaaaaaaaaaaaaaccattatatattatatatatatatataataatttttccattttttcttCAGAACATCAAATTTAAAAGAAcctattatttaaatatgcaaatttttttaaagaccctttgatatatacatatatataagaaagttatataaaatatatatatatatatatatataattttaatattccttttttgcTATTATGTGTCTATAATGTTaccaatattataaaaaggtTTATAAAagatagataataatatataaataaaaaaaaaaaaaaaaatatatatgaatttttttttttttttttttttttttttttttctttctataTTGGCAAACCGTACATAACTCCTGCAGAACCTGTACCATATGGTAATCGACAATATTGCTTAGCTTCTGTTAATGATTCTGTTATAGTTAACcacatatatttcttattttgattaatataataaaggtttt from Plasmodium sp. gorilla clade G2 genome assembly, chromosome: 8 encodes:
- a CDS encoding histone acetyltransferase subunit NuA4, putative — its product is MKHKVKRDIMKCKKKLESSIKALEDKILRLESEYHKNCNVNGGNLIKGWESNLRKTPLEPLSFRTFRDDYGDSYVERMLSLTSCTSPATSLFPSEDTIREKRKM